A DNA window from Siniperca chuatsi isolate FFG_IHB_CAS linkage group LG6, ASM2008510v1, whole genome shotgun sequence contains the following coding sequences:
- the LOC122877698 gene encoding lipoprotein lipase translates to MKAWRLRFLYFMVLSAAVQHVTSLEEELTDSILGNFLDPLKDLIDYKDDSNQTVAKFSLRRPSHPDDDLCYIVTGKPDSLAACTFNSTSKTFLIIHGWTLSGMFESWVAKLVSALYEREQMANVIVVDWLTSAQNHYVVAAQNTKAVGQDIARFIDWIEETTNMPLENIHLIGYSLGAHVAGFAGSHATNKVGRITGLDPAGPDFEGEHAHRRLSPDDAHFVDVLHTFTRGSLGLSIGIQQPVGHVDIYPNGGSFQPGCNLRGALEKIANFGIFAITDAVKCEHERSVHLFIDSLLNEQEAAKAYRCGSSDMFNRGMCLSCRKSRCNTVGYDISKVRKARNAQMYTKTRASMPFRVYHYQLKIHFSSKVNCSEMEPSLTVSLYGTKGEAENLELKLKEKIATNKTHSFLLVTEKDIGDLLMLKFKWEETNGWSASNMLKMVSSWWSGDSDSANMEVHKIRIRAGETQKKMVFCVKDHEALNLKQEITFVKCKDAWRTNPKRIPKRVILENH, encoded by the exons atgaaagcGTGGCGACTTCGGTTTCTATACTTTATGGTGTTGAGTGCAGCTGTGCAGCATGTGACGTCCCTGGAAGAAGAGCTCACCGATTCTATTTTGG GTAACTTCCTTGACCCTCTGAAAGACCTGATTGACTACAAGGATGACAGCAATCAAACTGTTGCCAAATTCTCGCTCCGCAGACCATCCCATCCCGATGACGACCTGTGCTACATCGTTACTGGCAAACCCGACTCCCTGGCAGCTTGCACATTCAACAGCACCTCCAAAACCTTCCTAATAATCCATGGATGGACG TTGAGTGGTATGTTTGAAAGCTGGGTGGCCAAGCTGGTATCAGCGCTGTATGAGAGGGAGCAGATGGCCAACGTCATTGTGGTGGACTGGCTCACCTCGGCACAGAACCACTATGTGGTTGCAGCTCAGAACACCAAAGCAGTGGGACAGGATATTGCTCGCTTCATTGACTGGATCGAG GAAACCACCAACATGCCTCTGGAGAACATCCACCTGATTGGCTACAGCCTCGGGGCTCATGTGGCAGGATTTGCTGGAAGCCATGCGACCAATAAAGTTGGAAGAATAACTg gtctggaCCCAGCTGGTCCTGACTTTGAGGGGGAGCATGCCCACAGGCGCCTCTCCCCTGATGACGCCCACTTTGTGGACGTCCTCCACACCTTCACACGGGGCTCCCTGGGTCTCAGCATCGGGATCCAGCAGCCTGTCGGCCACGTAGACATTTACCCCAATGGAGGCAGCTTCCAGCCAGGCTGCAATCTCAGGGGGGCCCTGGAGAAGATCGCCAACTTTGGGATATTTG CGATCACTGATGCAGTGAAGTGTGAACACGAGCGCTCAGTCCACCTGTTCATTGACTCTCTGCTGAATGAGCAGGAAGCAGCCAAGGCCTACCGATGCGGCAGCAGCGACATGTTTAACCGCGGCATGTGTCTCAGTTGCCGCAAAAGCCGCTGCAACACAGTGGGCTACGACATCAGCAAGGTTCGCAAGGCTCGCAACGCTCAGATGTACACCAAGACACGAGCCTCCATGCCTTTCAGAG TTTACCACTATCAGCTGAAGATCCACTTCTCCAGTAAGGTGAACTGTTCAGAGATGGAGCCCTCACTCACTGTGTCACTGTATGGAACAAAAGGAGAAGCCGAAAACCTAGAGCTTAAACT AAAGGAGAAAATTGCGACAAATAAGACACATTCATTCCTGCTAGTGACAGAGAAAGATATCGGAGATCTCTTGATGTTGAAGTTTAAATGGGAGGAGACAAACGGTTGGTCAGCCTCCAACATGTTGAAGATGGTTTCTTCTTGGTGGTCCGGTGACTCAGACAGCGCTAACATGGAGGTTCACAAAATCCGCATCCGAGCTGGCGAGACCCAAAAAAA gaTGGTGTTCTGTGTAAAAGACCATGAAGCTCTAAACTTAAAACAAGAGATcacatttgttaaatgtaaGGATGCTTGGAGGACGAACCCAAAACGAATTCCAAAAAG AGTAATTCTGGAGAACCACTGA